In one Brassica oleracea var. oleracea cultivar TO1000 chromosome C9, BOL, whole genome shotgun sequence genomic region, the following are encoded:
- the LOC106316404 gene encoding cytochrome P450 71B14, whose product MSLWYIIVAIVFSAFVLVAKKTRKTKKKLPPGPPRLPIIGNLHQLGSKPHRIMLKLSAKYGSLMSLKFGDVSTVVASSPETVKDVLKTFDADCCSRPYLTYPARVSYNLNDLAFSPYSKYWRQVRKMTVIELYTAKRVKSFRHIREEEVASFVEFIKQSASLANPVNLNKKLMKLSGSVICRVGFGMNLKGSKLENTYEEVIQGTMEVLGSFAAADYFPVIGKLIDRITGLHSKCEKVFKAMDAFFDQSIKHHLEDESLKDDIIALLLKMERGETGLGEFQLTRNHTKGILLNVLIAGIDTSGHTITWVMTHLIANPRVLKKVQAEVREVIKNKNDITEEDIEKMEYLKMVIKETFRINPLVPILVPREASKDIKMGGYDIPKKTWIHVNIWAVHRNPNVWKDPESFIPERFMNNEIDYKGLDFELLPFGSGRRMCPGMGMGMALVHLTLINLLYRFDWKLPEGREAKDVDLEESYGLVCPKKVPLRLIPVLTTWT is encoded by the exons ATGAGTTTGTGGTATATCATCGTTGCAATCGTCTTCTCTGCATTTGTACTCGTTGCAAAGAAGACCAGAAAGACAAAGAAAAAACTACCTCCCGGACCACCAAGACTTCCTATAATTGGCAACTTGCACCAATTAGGATCCAAACCTCATCGTATCATGCTCAAGTTATCTGCAAAATATGGATCTCTAATGTCCCTCAAGTTCGGAGACGTGTCTACCGTCGTGGCGTCAAGTCCGGAGACAGTGAAAGATGTCTTAAAGACGTTCGACGCAGATTGTTGTTCGCGACCTTATTTGACTTATCCTGCAAGAGTTTCATACAATTTAAATGATCTCGCCTTTTCTCCATATAGCAAATATTGGAGGCAAGTACGGAAGATGACGGTTATTGAACTCTACACCGCAAAAAGGGTCAAATCTTTTCGACATATAAGAGAAGAAGAAGTTGCTTCCTTCGTCGAATTCATAAAGCAGTCTGCTTCACTGGCCAACCCGGTTAACTTGAACAAGAAGTTAATGAAATTGTCTGGAAGTGTGATTTGTAGAGTCGGATTTGGGATGAATCTTAAAGGGAGCAAACTCGAGAATACTTATGAGGAAGTCATTCAAGGAACCATGGAGGTGTTGGGGAGTTTTGCTGCAGCAGATTACTTCCCGGTCATTGGTAAATTAATCGATAGGATCACAGGGTTACATAGCAAATGTGAGAAGGTTTTTAAAGCAATGGATGCATTTTTTGATCAATCTATAAAGCATCACCTAGAAGATGAGAGCCTTAAGGATGATATCATTGCCTTGCTCCTCAAAATGGAAAGGGGAGAGACTGGACTAGGGGAGTTTCAACTTACACGAAACCACACGAAAGGAATTCTTCTT AATGTGCTTATTGCTGGAATAGACACTTCTGGCCACACGATAACATGGGTGATGACTCATTTGATTGCAAACCCAAGAGTTCTGAAGAAAGTCCAAGCAGAGGTGAGAGAAGTTATAAAAAATAAAAATGATATCACAGAAGAAGATATAGAGAAAATGGAGTATCTCAAAATGGTGATTAAAGAAACATTTAGGATAAATCCACTTGTGCCAATTCTAGTTCCAAGAGAAGCCTCGAAAGATATAAAGATGGGAGGTTACGACATTCCAAAGAAGACATGGATCCATGTCAACATATGGGCTGTTCACAGGAATCCAAACGTTTGGAAAGATCCAGAATCTTTCATCCCCGAGAGGTTCATGAACAATGAGATCGACTATAAAGGTCTTGACTTTGAGTTGTTGCCGTTTGGTAGTGGAAGGAGGATGTGCCCTGGTATGGGTATGGGTATGGCTTTGGTACACTTAACTCTTATCAATCTTCTTTACCGTTTCGATTGGAAGCTTCCGGAAGGAAGGGAGGCAAAAGATGTTGATCTTGAAGAATCATATGGACTTGTCTGTCCTAAGAAAGTTCCACTTCGCCTTATCCCGGTTCTAACGACATGGACTTGA
- the LOC106317845 gene encoding anthocyanidin 3-O-glucoside 2'''-O-xylosyltransferase — protein sequence MGDFGSDGSSSMSVVMYPWLAFGHMTAFLHLSNKLAEKGHEIVFLLPKKALDQVKPLNLYPNLITFHTISIPHVKGLPPGAETNSDVPFFLTHLLAVAMNQTRPEEETILRTNKPDLVFYDSADWIPEIARPVGAKTVCYNTVSAASIALTLVPAAEREIIDGKEMSAEELAKPPLGYPSSKVVLLAREAKTLSFVWRRHEGIGSFFDGKVTAMRNCDAIAIRTCRETEGKFCDYIESQYNRPVYLTGPVLPVDEPNKTSLEPRWADWLAKFKPGSVVFCAFGSQPVVDKIDQFQELCLGLEATGLPFLVAIKPPSGVSTVEEALTEGFQERVRGRGVVYGGWVQQPMILDHPSVGCFVSHCGFGSTWESLMSDCQMVLVPQHGEQILNARLMAEEMEVAVEVEREENGWFSRRSLEDAVKSVMGEGSEVGEKVRKNHDKWRCVLSDSGFADGYISKFEQNLTDLVKS from the coding sequence ATGGGCGATTTTGGATCCGATGGATCGTCAAGCATGAGCGTTGTAATGTATCCGTGGTTAGCATTTGGTCACATGACTGCTTTTCTTCACCTCTCCAACAAGCTTGCAGAAAAAGGGCACGAGATCGTTTTCTTGCTCCCCAAGAAAGCTCTAGACCAGGTCAAACCTCTTAACCTCTACCCAAATCTCATCACTTTCCACACCATCTCAATTCCTCATGTCAAAGGGCTCCCTCCCGGTGCTGAGACCAACTCCGACGTACCATTTTTCTTGACCCATTTGCTTGCGGTTGCAATGAACCAAACCCGGCCCGAGGAAGAGACAATTCTGCGTACAAACAAACCGGATTTGGTTTTCTACGATTCCGCTGATTGGATACCTGAAATCGCAAGACCGGTCGGTGCTAAAACTGTTTGCTACAATACCGTCAGCGCTGCTTCAATAGCCCTAACTCTTGTCCCTGCTGCGGAGCGAGAGATCATTGATGGGAAGGAAATGTCAGCGGAGGAGTTAGCTAAACCGCCTCTAGGTTACCCGTCTTCAAAAGTCGTCTTGCTTGCGCGCGAAGCAAAAACCCTAAGCTTCGTCTGGAGGAGACACGAGGGCATTGGTTCTTTCTTCGATGGGAAAGTTACTGCGATGAGAAACTGCGATGCGATCGCTATAAGAACTTGCCGTGAGACGGAAGGCAAATTCTGCGATTACATCGAGAGCCAATACAATAGACCGGTTTATCTAACCGGACCGGTACTCCCCGTAGACGAACCTAATAAGACTTCCTTGGAGCCTCGATGGGCTGATTGGTTAGCCAAATTCAAGCCTGGTTCTGTTGTGTTCTGCGCTTTCGGTAGCCAACCCGTTGTAGACAAGATAGATCAATTTCAAGAACTCTGTTTAGGGCTTGAAGCAACCGGTTTACCGTTTCTGGTCGCGATAAAGCCGCCTTCAGGTGTGTCAACGGTGGAGGAAGCGTTAACTGAAGGGTTCCAAGAGAGGGTTCGTGGACGTGGCGTTGTGTACGGAGGTTGGGTTCAGCAACCGATGATATTGGACCATCCTTCAGTGGGGTGTTTCGTTAGCCATTGTGGGTTTGGTTCGACGTGGGAGTCTTTGATGAGTGATTGTCAGATGGTTTTGGTTCCGCAGCACGGTGAACAGATATTGAACGCGAGGCTGATGGCAGAGGAGATGGAGGTGGCGGTGGAGGTTGAGAGGGAAGAGAATGGGTGGTTTTCACGGCGGAGCTTGGAGGATGCCGTGAAGAGTGTGATGGGTGAAGGTAGTGAGGTTGGTGAGAAAGTGAGGAAGAATCATGACAAATGGAGATGTGTTTTGAGTGACTCTGGGTTTGCTGATGGTTATATCAGCAAGTTTGAACAGAACTTAACTGATCTTGTGAAGTCATGA